Proteins from a genomic interval of Gloeocapsopsis sp. IPPAS B-1203:
- a CDS encoding helix-turn-helix transcriptional regulator — MVRKSIPGSKPKQLATKGGTRRTRSTRQVAQKQDSKKQRQLTDRPQTSPDLFVNSTTTSMASAMPIWGASSILTQRKDLPWSADPNGKLCYAKDVENGKGVVLFWVTEDLEHEYPATLAGAAALAVIDTFDIRAACMHLIYAAHATQLDRPWEQELVIDDRQIEAYLGLQKRTDKNRQQKLALIKEIAQQPCKITTYVSWPAQGKAKGFTVEEGRLWHLLGIRYHYQQDLFGNKELTGITFTVRAGLWAKYFLNDEGRRDISAYCLCGELSKALLEDIMSLWQHREGAARLMVWLLFKSKIDRQNHHVAQTLMEIAYGSQRIEAARQDSQLRKKLANSWDEDLLALHDKGWQLYFHPETYSPQLRPPGFGRSNPSRPKGFFDQLLSAQLWIDPPESWKKDAIAPRRTSEPEIQPVGLPAQTKYTLTGAQIKARRKEKGWSQPKLSALSGLSQGLISLIENEKRSLTSENQEILERTFALNS, encoded by the coding sequence ATGGTGCGTAAAAGCATACCTGGCAGCAAGCCGAAGCAATTAGCTACTAAAGGTGGAACCCGCCGCACGCGGTCCACTCGGCAAGTGGCTCAGAAACAGGATAGCAAAAAGCAACGTCAACTTACAGATAGACCTCAAACTAGTCCCGATCTCTTTGTCAATTCAACAACAACCAGTATGGCTTCAGCAATGCCAATTTGGGGAGCAAGTAGTATCCTGACGCAGAGGAAGGATTTGCCTTGGAGCGCCGATCCCAATGGTAAGCTGTGCTACGCCAAAGATGTTGAAAATGGTAAGGGAGTAGTCCTGTTTTGGGTAACGGAAGACCTGGAACATGAATATCCAGCAACACTAGCAGGTGCTGCGGCTCTAGCTGTCATTGATACTTTTGACATTCGAGCAGCTTGTATGCACCTGATTTATGCTGCCCATGCTACGCAGTTGGATCGCCCTTGGGAACAGGAACTCGTCATAGACGATCGGCAAATCGAAGCTTATCTCGGTCTTCAAAAACGTACCGATAAAAACCGACAACAAAAGTTAGCACTAATTAAAGAAATCGCCCAACAACCTTGCAAAATTACAACTTATGTTTCCTGGCCCGCTCAAGGCAAAGCGAAAGGGTTTACTGTAGAGGAAGGTAGGCTTTGGCATTTATTAGGAATTCGTTACCACTATCAACAAGATTTATTTGGTAATAAAGAGCTAACAGGCATCACTTTTACTGTTCGAGCTGGGCTATGGGCAAAGTACTTTCTCAACGATGAAGGACGTAGAGATATTAGTGCTTACTGTCTGTGCGGCGAACTATCTAAAGCATTGCTGGAGGATATTATGAGCCTTTGGCAACATCGTGAAGGTGCCGCCCGATTGATGGTGTGGCTGCTCTTCAAATCTAAAATTGATCGGCAGAATCATCATGTAGCGCAGACTTTGATGGAAATTGCCTACGGCTCTCAAAGAATTGAAGCGGCAAGACAAGATAGCCAACTTCGTAAAAAACTTGCTAATAGTTGGGACGAGGACTTGTTAGCCCTGCACGACAAAGGTTGGCAACTTTACTTTCACCCAGAAACCTACTCTCCACAGTTGCGACCTCCTGGTTTTGGGCGCAGCAACCCGAGCAGACCGAAAGGATTCTTCGACCAACTTCTATCAGCACAGCTATGGATCGATCCTCCAGAAAGTTGGAAAAAAGATGCGATCGCTCCTAGACGAACTAGCGAGCCTGAAATACAACCAGTAGGATTACCAGCCCAGACAAAATATACTCTCACTGGTGCCCAAATCAAAGCTCGTAGAAAGGAAAAAGGTTGGAGTCAGCCAAAATTATCCGCACTTAGCGGACTCAGCCAAGGCTTAATTTCTCTAATTGAGAACGAAAAGCGTTCCCTGACAAGTGAAAACCAAGAAATTTTGGAACGAACTTTTGCATTAAATTCTTGA
- a CDS encoding ParB N-terminal domain-containing protein, whose amino-acid sequence MREPKQELESIFHKLVPLDQLKPHPRNTSIYGDDEDVSDLVDLISCSGWIKPLVVTPSSIIISGHRRWKAAIKLGLETVPCVEREFPDELAELQALLLENASRQKTNEQKVREGKAWESIESELAKARKLATQNNNTARAEWKNFSTLVNDFGRVRDRIAQRVGLGSGVTYSKAAKVVELIDQSIGLDDCKQAAALRLILNEQSINAAYRVIRESVEKRQYVIDKIASGELSVKRGIALLKSDQQLPSPSVTASTEADEQELSSSSGNRGKAASDRADKDNPCKSCWNCHWRGESIDNQTIYCYQHGTLNMVEKDGVQRALECEYWQEHTISNHKADFGKGDKPLVQYTVYLPAQLAEAVQQRAYSTNNLTIEKYIHSLILADLGKADLNANHDRAIVASGLADDSITTEQLVPQQGDAASELNRSETSSPILSPDRIAPLTTLHFSREQN is encoded by the coding sequence GTGAGAGAACCAAAGCAGGAGTTAGAGTCAATATTTCATAAATTGGTTCCCCTGGATCAATTAAAGCCACACCCCCGCAACACTAGCATTTACGGCGATGATGAAGACGTTTCTGATTTGGTTGATTTGATATCTTGCAGTGGATGGATTAAACCTTTAGTTGTTACTCCTTCAAGTATTATTATCAGCGGTCATCGGCGTTGGAAAGCTGCAATAAAACTCGGCCTTGAAACTGTACCCTGTGTAGAGAGAGAATTTCCGGACGAGTTGGCAGAACTACAAGCACTACTATTAGAGAATGCTAGCCGCCAGAAGACCAATGAGCAGAAAGTAAGAGAAGGCAAGGCTTGGGAAAGTATCGAGTCAGAGTTAGCTAAAGCGCGAAAATTAGCTACCCAAAACAACAATACGGCTAGAGCAGAGTGGAAAAATTTTTCCACTCTGGTAAATGACTTTGGCAGAGTTCGCGATCGCATTGCACAACGGGTAGGACTTGGATCGGGGGTGACTTACTCTAAAGCTGCCAAGGTAGTGGAGCTGATCGATCAATCAATAGGTTTGGACGATTGCAAGCAGGCGGCAGCACTCCGTTTGATCCTCAACGAGCAGAGCATAAATGCTGCTTATAGAGTCATACGAGAATCAGTTGAGAAACGCCAATACGTCATAGATAAAATTGCTTCAGGGGAACTGTCGGTCAAACGCGGGATTGCATTGCTTAAGTCCGATCAGCAACTTCCTAGTCCGAGTGTAACAGCATCTACAGAAGCGGACGAGCAGGAGTTGTCTTCTTCGAGCGGTAATCGGGGCAAAGCAGCAAGCGATCGCGCAGACAAGGACAACCCCTGTAAAAGTTGCTGGAACTGTCATTGGAGGGGAGAATCTATTGATAACCAAACCATCTATTGCTACCAGCACGGCACTCTCAACATGGTAGAAAAAGATGGAGTTCAACGAGCGCTTGAATGCGAATACTGGCAAGAGCATACCATCTCCAACCATAAAGCAGATTTTGGAAAAGGCGATAAACCGCTCGTTCAATATACTGTCTATCTTCCAGCCCAATTGGCAGAAGCTGTGCAACAAAGGGCTTATTCTACCAATAATTTAACTATTGAGAAGTATATTCACTCACTCATCCTAGCTGACCTAGGAAAGGCTGACCTCAACGCTAACCATGACAGAGCCATAGTAGCTTCTGGGCTAGCAGATGATTCTATAACAACCGAGCAACTCGTCCCCCAACAAGGTGACGCGGCTTCTGAATTGAATAGGAGCGAAACAAGCTCGCCAATCTTATCCCCAGATCGAATAGCTCCGTTGACGACTTTGCACTTCTCAAGAGAGCAAAACTGA
- a CDS encoding helix-turn-helix transcriptional regulator, producing MENRQYRLIELIESMLSSGWNQTSLSRAIGVSQPTIGRWLAGKNLPEPNSNNFKGLARATGGTAESLLLYLDSEVSLDEYLSSGTKYSRTPEQIKADILRLDPTEIAAVIAFSAEVLAKKFQYPNTDAVSQNLHSTDNKVPA from the coding sequence GTGGAAAACCGCCAATACCGACTGATAGAGTTAATTGAGTCAATGTTGAGTTCCGGCTGGAACCAAACCAGCTTGAGTAGAGCGATTGGTGTGTCTCAGCCGACGATTGGGCGTTGGCTTGCTGGTAAAAATCTTCCAGAGCCAAACTCAAACAACTTCAAAGGACTGGCACGAGCAACTGGCGGCACGGCTGAATCGCTCTTACTCTACCTAGACAGCGAGGTTTCTCTCGACGAATACCTATCTAGTGGCACAAAATACAGCCGCACGCCCGAACAAATCAAAGCTGATATTCTTAGACTAGACCCAACAGAAATTGCTGCGGTAATAGCTTTCTCAGCCGAAGTCTTAGCTAAAAAGTTTCAATATCCCAACACTGATGCCGTAAGCCAGAACTTACATTCAACTGACAATAAGGTTCCAGCGTGA
- a CDS encoding zinc ribbon domain-containing protein: MLDFIIPVGKTPSRSNVSWGNFLTILKYKGDIYSCEIRYLNRFFPCSKRCFNCGYIKEDLTLATRE; this comes from the coding sequence ATATTAGACTTTATCATTCCTGTCGGGAAGACCCCAAGTCGCAGTAATGTATCCTGGGGAAACTTCCTCACAATATTGAAATATAAAGGGGATATCTACAGTTGTGAAATACGCTATCTAAATAGATTTTTCCCCTGTTCCAAAAGATGTTTTAACTGTGGCTACATCAAGGAGGATCTAACTCTTGCTACTCGTGAATAG
- a CDS encoding siphovirus Gp157 family protein → MSQSLKGLSLLAAKIWRQLSRAETLEEEVEILTQLWQVQDDREAAIDAQAELADQIDAEIAAVKARMEHLVSIHTKELARLVRWRENLDTTILRLNESGLVSSEAAGQSRRIRIKLNPPACEILNLNEVPPDYITVKVVEERKPDKTKIKAAWSKGTPVPGTRVERRRRVVYEIAPTSLEQIKGEVQSVAKHSRR, encoded by the coding sequence ATGTCTCAGTCTCTCAAAGGGCTAAGTTTACTAGCTGCAAAAATTTGGAGACAGCTTTCTAGGGCTGAAACCCTGGAAGAAGAAGTTGAAATTTTAACTCAGCTGTGGCAAGTTCAAGACGATCGAGAAGCTGCCATTGATGCTCAGGCAGAGTTAGCCGATCAAATTGACGCTGAGATTGCAGCCGTGAAAGCTAGGATGGAGCATTTAGTCAGTATTCACACCAAAGAGCTTGCTCGGCTCGTCCGTTGGCGAGAAAACCTGGATACTACCATCCTGCGTTTGAATGAATCAGGGCTAGTTAGCAGTGAGGCAGCAGGACAGTCTCGGCGAATCCGAATAAAACTCAATCCACCTGCGTGTGAAATCCTCAACCTAAATGAAGTACCTCCAGATTACATCACCGTGAAGGTAGTGGAAGAGCGCAAACCAGATAAAACCAAAATTAAAGCAGCTTGGAGTAAAGGTACTCCAGTACCAGGGACTCGCGTGGAACGCAGGCGCAGGGTCGTCTACGAGATTGCCCCGACCAGCCTAGAGCAGATCAAAGGTGAGGTTCAATCCGTAGCTAAACATTCTCGGCGCTAG
- a CDS encoding Txe/YoeB family addiction module toxin has product MAAKRKKHESEETPLPIQRSPGFSSQFKEDLAWWFKTEYKKASKILDLVTAVMADPFQGIGKPEPLKYLDADVWSRRIDLEHRLIYLVGSTQIDFLACRFHYKD; this is encoded by the coding sequence TTGGCAGCGAAGAGAAAGAAGCATGAATCAGAGGAAACTCCGCTACCGATTCAGCGCAGTCCTGGATTCAGCTCGCAATTTAAGGAAGACTTGGCTTGGTGGTTCAAGACTGAATATAAAAAAGCATCCAAAATTTTAGATCTGGTTACGGCTGTGATGGCAGACCCGTTTCAAGGAATTGGTAAACCAGAACCATTAAAATACTTGGATGCAGATGTTTGGTCGCGCCGAATTGACTTAGAACATCGGCTGATCTATCTAGTCGGCAGTACTCAAATTGATTTTCTCGCTTGCAGATTTCACTACAAAGATTGA